The DNA segment CGGGTTGAGTGCTTGTATGCCACCATTTCATCAAAAGTAATTTTTTCATCCTCAAACAACATTCTGGCAGAACGCTGCGCCCGGAAATCCATAAACTTTGGTGCCATGTAAGGCGGGTATTTATCTGCGTTGATAGCTGTGGGGAATGTGGTTGTCCAAGGTGGGTCATTAGCATTTTGTAACCAACCACTTTTGGGATCAACGATGCGCGGTAAGTCTTGATAAGGATGATTTTTTGTCCATAGGGTATCAGAGGTATTACCTGGAATAATACCTTGCCAGTATTGAAAATCACCTTGTTTTCTGATGGGAACTTGACCGTTAAACAGGTGCATAATGTGTCCATCTTTGTCTGCATAGATGACCGTAAACATGGGCAATTGCAAACGTTTCAGTGCAGATTCAAACTGTGCAAGGTTTTTCGCCCGTGCCATATCCCACCACTGTGCAAGTACCTGCGGCTCGTCCAGACCAACTACCCGCAACGCTACAGCTTCATTACTTGTTTCGGATATGATCGGCCCGTGAACAGAATGTTTGACAACTAAGGGTTCTGTTTTAAAAGTGCCGTCTGGTTGTTTGACTTTTAATGACAGGTTTGTGGTTTCAAAAGATTTAACTTGGCCATCAAAGCGATAACCATTGTCAACTAACTCAAGTTTGTAAGCATCCCAGCCGTCGTGAGTGTTAACAGTATGAGTCCAGCCTAAATGATCATTGAAGGCGATCGCTAAAACTGGAATCCCCACAAGTGTTGCTCCATAAGCATTAAAACCTGGAGCCGTCATTTGCGCTTCATACCACAGGAATAAATCAGACCAAGGTAAGTGGGGATTTGCTAGCAGCATAGCATGACCATTTTCTGAGCGTGATGGTGCGATCGCCCAACCATTAGACCCGGCTTTTGATTCCTGCTGGCTAATACCTGCAACTGATCCTGGGTTAACCACAAAAGTAAAATGCAAAACTCGATGTAAATGAGCCAGCACATCTTCGGCTTTAACTGGTAATACCACCGCTACTTCATCATCAATCAATTCACTATGCTCCTGAGCATAAGCGTTGATTCCCGCAGCAAAAGCATCAAGATAATTACGAAAAGCTGGACTTTGTAATTTGTACCAAGAACGCGCGCGTTCCGGGACTCCCATAGTCTGTACCCAACGGTCTGACTCTAAATATTCTTCTCCCCAGTATTGGGCAGCCTGTCCTCGTGCTTGACCATAAAGACGCAAAAGCAGGTCACCGTGACTTTGCATTTGCGCCCAACCGAATGCTTGGAATGCACTTTGAGTATCTTTACCATAGATATGGGGAACGCCATAAGTATCCCAAAGTATTTCAGTTGATCCTGCTGATATCACGCCACCATAGCTTGCCATAACTATAGCCAAGGTAAAACTAATAATCAGTGGTAAAAATCGGAATTGTCTTCTTTTAAAAACGCTCAAGAAATCAGCCATATTCAAATTAGGAATTGATAATCTAGCTGCACACTTTAAAAACATCACCTTGTTAGCTCAAGGTTAAAGAGATTAACCACTAATTTCACTGGTAATATAGTTCAGTTTTTGAGAGAGAGACTGTAGCAGAGATGATTGTGCTGAATGGAGAAAGAAATGGTCGCCCGGAAACATTTGTTGACAAAAAGTAGAATGTGTTTGCTCTTGCCAACCTTGGAGTTGATCAACACTGACTTTTGAATCTTGTAAACCACCAAAGGTAGTTATGGGAATATTCAAAGTGGGTTCAGGAGTATAAACATAAGTTTCCAGGACGGCAAAATCTGCCCGCAGCATAGGGATAAGTAACTCCATTAGTTCAGCATTTTCTAGTACTGCTTTAGGAGTACCATTCAGGCGGCCCAGTTCTTCTATAAATTCAGCTTCTGGAAGAGCATGAATAGGTGGATCTAAATCGGGAATTTGGGGAGCGCGACGACCAGATATAAATAAGTGAACTGGGCTGATGCCATATTCTCTGCGTAATAGACGGATAAGCTCAAAGCTCACCAGCGCACCCATGCTGTGACCAAAAAAAGCGAACGGTTTTTTTAAATTTGGAAGCAATGCGGGAGCTAAACCCTTAATCAACGGTTCTAGGCGTGAAAAAGGAGCTAACTTTATTTGCATTCCCCTCCCAGGAAGTTCAATAGGAAAAATTTCCACAGTTGTAGGTAAACTTTTCAACCACGGGCGAAACATCAGAGAACTGCCCCCTGCGTAGGGAAAGCAAAATAAACGCAGGGAAGCATGAGGATTAGGATAGAGGCAAGTAACACTAGAGTGTAATACTTGTATGGGTTGCATAATCTAACTTTGCACACTTCATAACTTTTCTCGGCATTCCTAAATTCGAGGATGAAATTTCAAGATTTATTCTTTTAATCTAGCCATAGCGAAATTTTGACAGTCAGGGGAGTGTCAATTGCGTTATGCCTGAGTAAGATCAGCTTCTGCCATTTTTTTTCGGAGGCTAAGTGGTCTCATGTCAGTCCAGACATCTTTTATATAGTCCAGACACTCTTGCTTCAGTCCGCTTTTACCAACATCCTGCCAACCAAGAGGATTTTCACGCTCAGATGGCCAAATTGAATATTGTTCTTCATGATTAACTACAACTTTGTAAATTGTGGTGTCTTCTTTGTCTTCTTGATACATAATGCCTCTGGATATTTAACTAGTTAAGCTTTGTACCCCAATAATAACTGGGATCAATATAATTATTGTTAATTATTGGTAATTTAACCCTGATATCACATTTTCGCGTTACTCCCACCGAAACAGTTTAGGTAAGTCAAAACTCCAACTCTGGGTATCTACCTGCATACTATTCAATACTTGAATAATTGAATAAGTAAGTTCTTGGAATAGCTCTCTTTGAAGCGGTATAACAGTGCTAAGGGCTAAATTCTCTTCTATATGTTGTATGGTCTTCATCCCCACTAGCGCCGTGAGGAGCATGGGAGCGCTTCGCGTGTACTGGAGTGCGCGCTGGCAGTCGGTGGAGAGTTCATGACCAAAGGACAAAGCAATAGTTTGCGGAATCTGTCCTACAACCTGCGCCTGAAAGATCGAATTGCTCGCTATGGGATGAATGCCTAAATGATAGGCAGCTTCCAAGACTGGAACTTCTTTACCTTCAATCTTTTGAGTTGGTGTTAGTAGTGCTTCTGGCATAGCCATATTCAATGGTAACTGGATAAACCGGAATCGGTCTTCCCTGTTTTTAGCCACCTCCCTAGCAATTGATTTCAGCCGTACCAAATCTAAATGATCGCGAGAAGTAGGAGATACACGGAAGCCTTCCCATGTTGCTAGACCATAGGCGGCAATTTTTCCATTATTTACTGCATTTTCCATTACCTCGAAAGCTGCTCGTATTTGTTCGTAGAAGATATCTGGTGCTATTTCGGTCAGATTTCTTTCTGGATTATGGATGTAGTAAACGTCGATTGTTTCAAGTCCGAGGTTTGTCAGGCTGCGGTTGATCTGATCGAGAAGGTATTCTGGGTGTATGCAATAACGCGTCCCGATGAGGTCTGTTATTTTGATACTAGAGTTGCTTTTCTCAACGTAGTTTTGATAAAACCAATCTGTTGCATTTGTCCCTGAATATGGAAGAATACCACCTTTCGTACAGATGATTAATTCATCCCTTGACGCTTCTCCCAGTTCCAGAAGACGCTGTATACCTTTTCCGACACTGCTTTCTCCTTGCTCGCAGCGATAGCTGATTGCGGAGTCAATTAGGTTGACCCCACGCCGCACTGATTCAATGACAGCTTGGGCGACAAGGGCATTAGTTTGTTCATCAGCATCACCAATCAGGGAACCAATTCCAATAGAACTAGCAATAAATTCACCAGTTTCTCGGAAGAAAGTTGGCGAACAGTTTTTTTGTCTTTCCTTGTAACGCCGTGTTCCCTCTGGGGTAGCCTTGCCTGGAATTGCCATTATTGTATCTCTCTCTCCCAAATTTGCGTTTTTATACTGGTCTAGCTAGCAGCAATCCTAATTAATTTTTGAAATCTTATCTAGCAAAAAAACTGGGCATTTTCTGCACTTAAATAGATAAATCTTTAAGCTGTGGAGCATTCATAAAGCCACTTTGAATAAGATAAGAAAAGTAAGTTATAAGTAACTCAGCATCAGCAGGTGGACAGATAATTGAGCTACCGGCAAGTCCATCTTTTGTATTTTGGCAATCTAATTTTAATGATGGTGAATCCAAATCTTCTGCTAATTCTTCTTTCTCGTTACCGCCTTCACTGCTAGCGAAAAAAGGGATGAGTGGATACAATGGATTATCTAAGGAACACTCAGCAGCATTGAGTAGCTCTGTTTGCCATTGTTTGTTGGACATTAGCTGGAGTGGGTAACCAAACTCACGGATAAAATTAAACATTTGGAACGAGCGACTAGGGTTAGGATTAGACAAGTGAAATATTTGATTGAGTGATTTTTCCTGCTTTGATATATGAACGATCGCTTGGCTTACATAATCCACGGGAGTCATGTCTACTATAGTGTCTACATCTGGCACAGATCCAAGTTGGATAAAGCCTTTAATCATTCTGTATAAACGGTCATTAGTGTTACAAACACCAGTTTTGCTATGCCCTGATATCCGTCCCAATCTGTAAATACTGACCGGAATTCCTCGTTTATATGCAGTAGCTACTAATTTTTCAGCCACCCATTTTGTTTGAGGATAGCCACCAAATGGTGCTTGATTATGATTAAATTTGTGAAGTTCCGAAATCTGCTTAACTTCACCATGACTTTCTGAGGTTAAAACGCTCAGAGTCGAAATGTAATGCACAGGTTTGACTTTGATTTGACAGGCTAATCTCAAAATTTCCTGCGTTCCCAGAACATTAGCTGCCTTCAAAGTAGAGTAAGGATAAACAAGATTAATAGAAGCAGCATTGTGATAAATTACATCAATTTTACTCGCCATTACTTGAAATTGCTGATGGGAAAGACCGAGTAATGGCTGAGATAAATCACCTGCAACTGGGATGATGCGATTGCTTTGAGTTTCATCCCAAACTTTATATGATTCTAAATGACTTTGGAGCTTCTTCTTCCCTAATTCTACGTCAGCAGAACGTACTAGGCAATAAATATCAGCAGAAGTCTGTTGCAGAAGTTCATAAAGTAAAAAAGCTCCTACAAAACCTGTTGCTCCAGTTAAGAAAATATGAGATGGTTCTGCTGTATGTTCAAAAGATGTCTGTGGATAAATTGTCGGGTCTAGTACAGCTTCGGCGTTTAAAAATGCCAGATTACGATAAACTTCTACTGTCTCCTTGGGACTTAGCTTTGCTTCTGGTAAGTCCCAAGATTTGTCATCTGTGAAAGTTTCACAATCGGTAATTAGCTCACGTAGTGCGGCGATATAACCTTGTGCCAAACTTTCTATAGTCGCTTGGTGATGAATTGCTTTACTATATGTCCAATTTAATTGCAATTGACCATCAGCAACAATGCCGTTGATATCTAGTAAATAACTGCGGTTTCCTCTGAGGCTGCGGCCTGGTTCAGTAGACTCTGAGGCTGGTGCAAACATAGATGATTCAAATATTTGGTCAGTTTGACCCAAGTAATTAAATCTGACATCGGCTTTGAGTTGATGCAGTCGTGACTCACCCTTGAGATAGCGCAGCACGCCATAGCCAATACCTCGATTGGGAATCCTGCGTAGCTGCTCTTTTACTGCTTGCACTGCTTCCCCAACAGCATTAGTTTTACTGACATCTAAGACTACAGGGAAAATGGTAGTAAACCAGCCTACAGTACGCAACAAGTCTACATCTTCAAAGATTTCTTCTCGCCCATGTCCTTCTAGGTCAACTAGCAACCTTGCGTTTGTCCAGGGTTTAAAGGCTTGTACCAGCGCTGTGAGTAACACATCATTAATCTGGGTTTGATAAATTTTCGGGACTTTCTGGAGCAAAACTTGGGTTTCTTCCTGACTGAGGGCTACCGATATAGTGTGTGCCTGAGCTACTGTGTTGTCGCCTTCAGGAAAATCTACCGGAATTTGGGCAATTTGTTCAGGAGCAATGCCTTGGGCGATCGCAGCGATCGCTAACCAGTATTCTAGTTCTTGTTCTAATGCTGTAGACTGGGCGTATTCCTGCAATTTTTCAGCCCAATGTTTGAAGGAAGTAGTTTTGGGTGGTAGTTTTATTGACTTACCTTGACTAATTTGTTGGTAAGCAGTTTGCAGGTCAGACAACAAAATTCGCCACGAAACTCCATCAACGGCTAAGTGGTGGATAATTACTAGCAGTCGGCTGGGCTGAGTATCTCCCAAGTTAAAAAAAGCCACCTGCATCAGCGAACCTGAGCTTAAGTTGAGGCTGGTTTGTAGTTTATTCGCTGTAGCTGATATTGCCGCCGCTTGTTCTGTTTCTAACACCCCTGACAAATCTATTACCGTAAATGGCACTACTTCATTCAGGTTAGCGTTAACCTGCTGCCAAGTTGATTCTTGGCGAACAAAACTTAGGCGGAGCGCATCGTGATATGCCAACAAATGCTTAACTACCTGTTCTAAAAGTGCAGGGTCGAGAGATTGGTGAACTTCTAGCAGGATTGATTGGTTCCAGTGGTGAGAATCGAGAAGATTTTGTTCAAAGAACCAGTGCTGAATCGGTGTAAGTGGTACTTCACCTGTAACTAGCCCCTGTTCAGCTGGAATAATTCGGTTTTTGACAGCTACTGCGGCTAACTCGGCAATTGTCTGGTGTTCAAACAGATGCTTGGGAGTAATCTGTAAACCAGCTTGGTTAGCTTTGGCAATAATCTGCATACTGAGGATGGAATCTCCACCCAACTCAAAGAAATTATCGTGAATTCCTACCTGTTCAAGTCTGAGAATTTTTGCCCAAATCTGTGCCAACACTTTTTCAACAGCAGTGCTGGGAGCTACAAAAGTTCCTTCTAAATCCGAGCGAGTCATGTCGGGTGCTGGCAGTGCCTGACGGTCTAACTTACCGTTGGGTAATAACGGCAGAACTTTCAACCGTACAAAAACAGACGGAATCATGTACTCAGGTAGCTTTTCTAACAATAATTCTCGAAATTCGCTAGTTTTGGGAGCAGATTGTTTTTCCAGGACAACATAGGCTACCAGACGCTGGTTACCGGATTCATCGCGAACCAGTACCACCGTATCCCGCACCGTTGGGTGCTGTCTCAGTGCCGCTTCTATTTCCCCAAGCTCAACTCGGTAGCCATGAATTTTGGCTTGGTAATCAATCCTTCCGAGAAATTCAATGTTTCCATCAGGTAGGTAGCGAGCTAAATCCCCAGTTTTGTAAATTCTGGTATTTTGGAAATTGCCTTCTACCTCCTCAAAAGAGTGAAAAATAAACTTTTCGCTAGTCAAATCAGGTTCATTTAAATAGCCCCTGGCTACACCTGCACCACCAATATACAATTCTCCTGGTACGCCTATGGGTACTGGTTGCAGATAAGAGTCCAACAGATAGATTTGGGTGTTACTAATTGGTTGCCCGATAGGGACAGTTTGAGAATGATGATTTGTTTGTCCTAGCTGGACTGGATAAGTCAGCACGCCAACAGTAGCTTCTGTTGGGCCATAATGATTAAAAATTAAGCATTCTGGCTCTAATTGCTGAATTTGCTCAATTAAATCCCAACGGCAAGCTTCGCCACCCAGAATCAGGCGCTGTTTTGGTAATATGTGTTGAGCTTGAGAAGATGCCAGTAGGGCTGTCAGGTGAGAAGGGACAATTTTTAAACAGTCGATGGGATGACGATGAAAATAGTCTGCTAATGCCTCTGGATCGGATGCTCTCTGTGATGACACTATATGCAGACTTCCACCACTGCACAGACAAGGAAAAATTGTGGTGTTGCCTAAGTCAGCAGCGAAGGTGGTAATTGTCGCAAAGCTGTTACACCCGTCAAGGTCTAGTCTATCTTTGACGGCATGAATATAGTTAAACAGTTGTTGATGTTCAACACCAACGGCTTTGGGTTTACCTGTAGAACCAGAAGTAAACAGGACATAGACTAAATTCTTCAGTCCCACTTCACTAATTAGATTCTCCGAGCTTTCCTGGTCAATGTTGTGCCAGTCAGTGTCTAAAGATACTGTTTTTATAGGGTAATCTGGTAGCGTCTCAACTAAATACTGCTGGGTCAATAGTATTGGCGGTTGGGCATTTTGTAACCTCACAGCTAAGGCTGGTTTCGGCAATGTCGGGTCTAGCGGTAAGTATGCTCCACCAGCTTTTAGTATAGCAAGGAGTCCGACTATTAATTCTAGCGATGCCTTCGGTAACGTCTTCGACGAACGCTCGACAAATAACCCCACCAACACATCAGGACGGACTCCCAGTCGCTGGAGATAATGAGCTAGTTGGTTAGCCTTGGCGTTAAGTTCAGCATAAGTAATTTGCTGGTCTTCAAAGACTACAGCAATTTTATCTGGTGTCTGCTCTGCTTGTTGTTCAAATAAGTAGTGAATGCATTTATCTGGCGAATAGTCAGTTTGAGTTTGATTAAACTCAATTAATAACTGTTGTCTTTCAGCATGATTGAGAATTTCTAACTTGCCAATTGCCAATTCTGGTTGATTAATGACACTTTGCAACAAAGTCTGAAATTGGCTGGCTAAACGTTCAATAAGTTGTGAGTTAAATAAAGATGAATCGTAGTGAAAATCTAATTTTAAAGAATCATCTCGACGCGCGCCAGATAATTTCAGTTTAAATCTGTCAAAACAGACATGGTGCTGCAAAACTGAAAATGTAATTCCGCTCTGAGAATATTTTTCAGGATATTCTAAAAATTCAAAACTAAAAGGTAAAAATGCTGATTCTCTGCTTTTATTAGTGAAGTTTAGTTGTTCCCAATCAAAATATTCTTGCCATTTGTAGGCATCGTTGACTAATTTGTTGACTTGATTGATAACTTCGCTAATTTTGAAATTATCTTCTAGATGACAAGTTAACGGTAAATATTTAGCAAATAGTCCTATTGCTGATTCTAGCTCTTCATATTTTCTCCCATCGAAAGCCTGACCGACAATAATCTTTGAATCTCCAGTAAAACGCCATAATATAATTTGCCAGTAAGCAAGTAACAATGTAGAAGTTGAAGTTTCCTGCTTCTGAGCTAAAGCTGCTATTTGAGCTACTAAATCTGGATGAATATTTAAAGTTAAAGTTTGAGGGTCAAATATAGATTTTTGTGTAATTTTATTTTCAAAGGGCAAATGTAACTTGAAAATGTTTTCAATATCTAGAAATTGCCAATATTCTACTCCTGTTTTTGTCTGAGCATCGGCAATTATTTCATTTTGCCATTGAGCAATATCGGCATATTGTGTTGGTTCGTCAGTTAATTCTTCATCATGACAAGATACTGCATATAAATAGCTAATTTCCTCTGCTAATTTAAAGATAGTTACAGTATCGGCACAGAGAGATGGTAAGCTAATCAGTAATATGTGCTTGTTTGGGGACAAATTTATGAAATATATGTCGCAAATTGGCTTCTGTTCAAAGTTAATAGGTAATTGCAGTACATCCTTAAAAAGGGCTGCAATTTTGGCATCTTGTTGTTGGGAATCTAAATTGCTGAAGTCAGAATAATGAACTGAGAATTTACTGTCATCAGCTATTACCTGGAGTGGAATTGTCATTCCAGGTAGGAAACAAAAGTTTGTTCGCAGAATTTCATGTCGATTGACAAGCTTTTCTAAGGCTACCTCTAAAATTTCGTGATTGAGATTTCCCTCAATCATCAGAGAAAACTGAGCGCGATAAGGTAGTGTAGAATCAAGTTGTTGTAAAGACCACAAATGCCTTTGTTGAGGCGAAAGCCGATAACCTTCAATAATTTCTTGTTGCATTTTTCACCCTCTGATTAATTATTATTACTCAACGACTCTGCCATACCTGCTAACACTTTTCGGGAACCTATGAATGGAGTGCGTCCATGACAAGTCAACATATTATCTAGTAACAATACATCTCCTGCTTGCCAGGGAAAAGTAATCGCTTCTTGTTGATAAATTTCCCGAATAATATCTAATACAGAAGTTTCAATAGGTGAACCATCCCCATAATAAGCATTACGTGGTAAATCTTCCTCTTTGAAACCAGCTAATATACCTTCTCGAACAGTTGGATTTAAGCTGGAAA comes from the Nodularia sp. NIES-3585 genome and includes:
- a CDS encoding aldo/keto reductase; this translates as MAIPGKATPEGTRRYKERQKNCSPTFFRETGEFIASSIGIGSLIGDADEQTNALVAQAVIESVRRGVNLIDSAISYRCEQGESSVGKGIQRLLELGEASRDELIICTKGGILPYSGTNATDWFYQNYVEKSNSSIKITDLIGTRYCIHPEYLLDQINRSLTNLGLETIDVYYIHNPERNLTEIAPDIFYEQIRAAFEVMENAVNNGKIAAYGLATWEGFRVSPTSRDHLDLVRLKSIAREVAKNREDRFRFIQLPLNMAMPEALLTPTQKIEGKEVPVLEAAYHLGIHPIASNSIFQAQVVGQIPQTIALSFGHELSTDCQRALQYTRSAPMLLTALVGMKTIQHIEENLALSTVIPLQRELFQELTYSIIQVLNSMQVDTQSWSFDLPKLFRWE
- a CDS encoding thioesterase II family protein, whose translation is MQPIQVLHSSVTCLYPNPHASLRLFCFPYAGGSSLMFRPWLKSLPTTVEIFPIELPGRGMQIKLAPFSRLEPLIKGLAPALLPNLKKPFAFFGHSMGALVSFELIRLLRREYGISPVHLFISGRRAPQIPDLDPPIHALPEAEFIEELGRLNGTPKAVLENAELMELLIPMLRADFAVLETYVYTPEPTLNIPITTFGGLQDSKVSVDQLQGWQEQTHSTFCQQMFPGDHFFLHSAQSSLLQSLSQKLNYITSEISG
- a CDS encoding acylase, with protein sequence MADFLSVFKRRQFRFLPLIISFTLAIVMASYGGVISAGSTEILWDTYGVPHIYGKDTQSAFQAFGWAQMQSHGDLLLRLYGQARGQAAQYWGEEYLESDRWVQTMGVPERARSWYKLQSPAFRNYLDAFAAGINAYAQEHSELIDDEVAVVLPVKAEDVLAHLHRVLHFTFVVNPGSVAGISQQESKAGSNGWAIAPSRSENGHAMLLANPHLPWSDLFLWYEAQMTAPGFNAYGATLVGIPVLAIAFNDHLGWTHTVNTHDGWDAYKLELVDNGYRFDGQVKSFETTNLSLKVKQPDGTFKTEPLVVKHSVHGPIISETSNEAVALRVVGLDEPQVLAQWWDMARAKNLAQFESALKRLQLPMFTVIYADKDGHIMHLFNGQVPIRKQGDFQYWQGIIPGNTSDTLWTKNHPYQDLPRIVDPKSGWLQNANDPPWTTTFPTAINADKYPPYMAPKFMDFRAQRSARMLFEDEKITFDEMVAYKHSTRMELADRILDDLILAARKQGSELAKDAANVLSAWDMKANANSKGAVLFATWVKQIDLEKAFSTPWSEHKPRTTPDGLADPQAAVAKLEAAASGVQETYGKLDVAWGEVFQIDYGDINLPANGGSDPLGIFPTLWFRPQSNGTFKSVGGDSFVAAVEFSQPVRAMVLNSYGNATQPGSRHVGDQLQMFANQQLRPAWLKRSDILDHLEARQAF
- a CDS encoding non-ribosomal peptide synthetase gives rise to the protein MQQEIIEGYRLSPQQRHLWSLQQLDSTLPYRAQFSLMIEGNLNHEILEVALEKLVNRHEILRTNFCFLPGMTIPLQVIADDSKFSVHYSDFSNLDSQQQDAKIAALFKDVLQLPINFEQKPICDIYFINLSPNKHILLISLPSLCADTVTIFKLAEEISYLYAVSCHDEELTDEPTQYADIAQWQNEIIADAQTKTGVEYWQFLDIENIFKLHLPFENKITQKSIFDPQTLTLNIHPDLVAQIAALAQKQETSTSTLLLAYWQIILWRFTGDSKIIVGQAFDGRKYEELESAIGLFAKYLPLTCHLEDNFKISEVINQVNKLVNDAYKWQEYFDWEQLNFTNKSRESAFLPFSFEFLEYPEKYSQSGITFSVLQHHVCFDRFKLKLSGARRDDSLKLDFHYDSSLFNSQLIERLASQFQTLLQSVINQPELAIGKLEILNHAERQQLLIEFNQTQTDYSPDKCIHYLFEQQAEQTPDKIAVVFEDQQITYAELNAKANQLAHYLQRLGVRPDVLVGLFVERSSKTLPKASLELIVGLLAILKAGGAYLPLDPTLPKPALAVRLQNAQPPILLTQQYLVETLPDYPIKTVSLDTDWHNIDQESSENLISEVGLKNLVYVLFTSGSTGKPKAVGVEHQQLFNYIHAVKDRLDLDGCNSFATITTFAADLGNTTIFPCLCSGGSLHIVSSQRASDPEALADYFHRHPIDCLKIVPSHLTALLASSQAQHILPKQRLILGGEACRWDLIEQIQQLEPECLIFNHYGPTEATVGVLTYPVQLGQTNHHSQTVPIGQPISNTQIYLLDSYLQPVPIGVPGELYIGGAGVARGYLNEPDLTSEKFIFHSFEEVEGNFQNTRIYKTGDLARYLPDGNIEFLGRIDYQAKIHGYRVELGEIEAALRQHPTVRDTVVLVRDESGNQRLVAYVVLEKQSAPKTSEFRELLLEKLPEYMIPSVFVRLKVLPLLPNGKLDRQALPAPDMTRSDLEGTFVAPSTAVEKVLAQIWAKILRLEQVGIHDNFFELGGDSILSMQIIAKANQAGLQITPKHLFEHQTIAELAAVAVKNRIIPAEQGLVTGEVPLTPIQHWFFEQNLLDSHHWNQSILLEVHQSLDPALLEQVVKHLLAYHDALRLSFVRQESTWQQVNANLNEVVPFTVIDLSGVLETEQAAAISATANKLQTSLNLSSGSLMQVAFFNLGDTQPSRLLVIIHHLAVDGVSWRILLSDLQTAYQQISQGKSIKLPPKTTSFKHWAEKLQEYAQSTALEQELEYWLAIAAIAQGIAPEQIAQIPVDFPEGDNTVAQAHTISVALSQEETQVLLQKVPKIYQTQINDVLLTALVQAFKPWTNARLLVDLEGHGREEIFEDVDLLRTVGWFTTIFPVVLDVSKTNAVGEAVQAVKEQLRRIPNRGIGYGVLRYLKGESRLHQLKADVRFNYLGQTDQIFESSMFAPASESTEPGRSLRGNRSYLLDINGIVADGQLQLNWTYSKAIHHQATIESLAQGYIAALRELITDCETFTDDKSWDLPEAKLSPKETVEVYRNLAFLNAEAVLDPTIYPQTSFEHTAEPSHIFLTGATGFVGAFLLYELLQQTSADIYCLVRSADVELGKKKLQSHLESYKVWDETQSNRIIPVAGDLSQPLLGLSHQQFQVMASKIDVIYHNAASINLVYPYSTLKAANVLGTQEILRLACQIKVKPVHYISTLSVLTSESHGEVKQISELHKFNHNQAPFGGYPQTKWVAEKLVATAYKRGIPVSIYRLGRISGHSKTGVCNTNDRLYRMIKGFIQLGSVPDVDTIVDMTPVDYVSQAIVHISKQEKSLNQIFHLSNPNPSRSFQMFNFIREFGYPLQLMSNKQWQTELLNAAECSLDNPLYPLIPFFASSEGGNEKEELAEDLDSPSLKLDCQNTKDGLAGSSIICPPADAELLITYFSYLIQSGFMNAPQLKDLSI
- a CDS encoding MbtH family protein; this translates as MYQEDKEDTTIYKVVVNHEEQYSIWPSERENPLGWQDVGKSGLKQECLDYIKDVWTDMRPLSLRKKMAEADLTQA